A DNA window from Limanda limanda chromosome 6, fLimLim1.1, whole genome shotgun sequence contains the following coding sequences:
- the fam131ab gene encoding protein FAM131A, producing the protein MVLTALSQFSCKVNVDDTIEMLPKSRRALTIQEIAALARSSLHGISQVVKDHVTKPTAMAQGRVAHLIEWKGWCRPTDTPAAPETDLNSYSDLTEGEQEARFAAGVAEQFAIAEAKLRAWSSLDGDESNDDSYDEDFLPANEPTTQSTDVPSCPPYLKDLIHSQLCQHLGLRGPCCEGGGGGGEGGREGGGSGEPSPPAGSPDTLCSSLCSLDEHHPLLRDLGGHSCTHSHSNVTELVAKILSALQGGEELLARLQRVGQSGLSGGDCVFQSLGGGGRGIRPCGGQDSPCMSMSYSETYLSPGEEDDTPCKDYEGTLCQVEAEGDRVEYPPDYDLRRRVSDVASSGVVSLDEEDIEEEEERAGEPNNQ; encoded by the exons ATGGTTCTGACCGCGCTGAGCCAGTTTAGTTGCAAG GTGAATGTTGATGACACCATTGAAATGTTACCAAAATCAAGAAGAGCTCTTACCATCCAGGAGATTGCTGCATTAGCACGATCCTCCCTGCATG GTATTTCCCAGGTAGTGAAAGACCATGTGACGAAGCCGACGGCGATGGCACAGGGCAGAGTGGCCCACCTGATAGAATGGAAAGGCTGGTGTAGGCCTACAGACACTCCAGCAGCCCCGGAAACAGACCTCAACTCTTACTCTGACCTCACcgagggagagcaggaggctCGCTTTGCTGCCG GTGTAGCGGAGCAGTTTGCCATCGCCGAGGCTAAGTTGAGGGCCTGGTCCTCTTTGGACGGTGACGAGTCCAACGATGACTCATATGATGAAGACTTTCTGCCTGCCAATGAGCCAACCACACAAAGCACAG ATGTTCCATCATGTCCTCCCTACCTGAAGGACCTGATCCACAGCCAGCTCTGCCAACACCTGGGCCTGCGAGGACCCTGCTGTGAGGGTGGAGgcggaggtggagagggaggtagagagggaggtGGCAGCGGAGAGCCCTCCCCCCCGGCGGGCTCCCCGGACACCCTGTGCTCCAGCCTCTGCAGCCTGGACGAGCACCACCCGCTGCTGCGCGACCTGGGCGGCCACAGCTGCACTCACTCCCACAGCAACGTCACGGAGCTCGTGGCAAAGATCCTGTCGGCGCtgcaggggggggaggagctgTTGGCCCGACTTCAGAGGGTGGGGCAGAGCGGGCTTTCTGGGGGGGACTGTGTCTTCCAAAGCCTGGGTGGGGGAGGGCGAGGCATCAGGCCATGCGGAGGTCAGGACTCTCCTTGCATGTCCATGTCTTACTCTGAGACGTACCTGTCCCCCGGCGAGGAGGACGACACCCCCTGCAAGGACTACGAGGGCACCCTGTGCCAGGTGGAGGCGGAGGGAGACAGGGTGGAGTACCCGCCGGACTATGACCTTCGCAGGAGGGTCTCTGACGTGGCCTCCTCTGGTGTGGTGTCGCTGGACGAGGAGGatatagaggaggaggaggagagggcaggAGAGCCAAACAACCAATGA